AACACGTCCCCACGCCGGCCGAGGGCACCATCTTCGACAGGCTCTCGCGCACCACCAGATCCTTGGTGTGCCATTCGGCGAACTCGTCCATGTAGGTGCCCGCCACGAGTTCGTACCACTCTCGCTCGAGCGAAGTCACCGGCAGTTGGATAAAGTCGATGCGCGGCAACAGATAGTTGTAGTACTTGAGCTCGAGCGGGTGAAGCACGTCCTCGCTGTCGTGAAGGATCACGCCGGCGAACGGTTCGGCCTGCTGCTGGTTCTGCTTGAAGATGGCCTGCACGATCCAGTTCAGACAGTCCGCCTTGCAGGTCGGCCCGTCGTGCGGCACTTCCACGCGGACCAACTGGCGATAGCGGCGACGCATGCGCTCGACTTCGGTCTTGGTCTTCTCGTCGTTGCGATAGGTGCCGACGAAGATCATGTAGTTCTTGTACTCGAGCGTGCCGACCATGCTCTCCAGCATGGCGGCGATCACGTCGTACTCCAGCCAGGCGGGCACCATGATCGCCAGCGGCTGTTCGCGCACGGCGCGCAACTGCGACGCCTGCAACGGCGTATAGCGGCGCTTGATGAACAGCGCGCGATAGAGCTGGCGTCCCCAGTACCAGCCATCGACGAAGAGATCGTCGATGGCCGAGAGCAGGATGATGAGACCGACCACCGCGCTGGCCACTTCCAGCACGTGATAGTAGTCGGCCACCAGATAGGGCCAGTAGAGCGAGGAGATCACGGCGTCACGCCCCGGCCGCTCAATGACCGCTCTGCTTCTTGCGTCCGGCGCGCAGCGCCAGCACGAGCACCAGCAGCATCACCAGCAACGCGATGGCGATCGCCGGCACGCCCCACGACACGTAGCGGCGCCATTCGTAGAACGCACTCTCCCCCGCGCCCGGCGGCTGGCTGGCGTCCGGATTGCTGCTGTCGATCCAGGCGACGGGGCCGGCCGGTCCGATGATCGCGAGATTGCCGCGATTGAGCAGGAACGGCTCGCCGACGTCCGCTTTCGACTCGCCGACGGCGTACCACAGCAGGCCGTCTTCGCCGCCACCGCGCACGACTTCCGCCGTCGACAGGTTATTCAGCCCGGTGATGTCGAGCCACTTGGCGTCCTTGCCGCCGATCTCCAGACGCTTGCGATCGGACACGCTCACCGTCGGCTTGGCGCCATCGACCGACACTTCCATCGCCACGAAGGGTTTGGACGGCTTCACGCTCTTGCCACCGGCGGCAACCGTGAGTTCGGTGCGCGACGGGGCCAGACCGCTCGCGGCCGCAATGCCGATCACGCGACGGATGTTCGCGGGGGCGTCCTGGAGGTAGCGATCCGGCACGATGAGCTGCGGGTTGCCGGCCATGAGCGGCAGCAAGCCGACGAACGTGCCGTCCGGCTCGGCCTTGCCCGGGCGGATGTAGCTCGCCGCCGGCAGGACATTGACCGGATAGGCCTGCGGAATCTCATCGCAGTTCGCCGAGTACGGTTGGCGCTGCACCGACACGCGCAGCGTATTGTTCACGCCGAGAACATAGCCCGGCACGCGGGCCTTGAGCTGCTCGGGGCGGCCGTTCGCGTCGAGTTGCTTCGCCGCGAGGAGAATGCCGTTCCAGAACACCGTCGCCACCGGCTTGGACGCCGCCGGGCCGGGCGCTGCCGACAGGTACAGCGAAATCTCACCCGGCATGCGACCGTCGGAGGCAACCGCGCCCAGCGGGAAGCTCACCGTCCAGTCGCCGCGGGCGAGCACGTCGAAGCTGTCCGACGAGCCGCCCAGGCTCGACAGGCGTACGACCTGCTTGTCGGCGATGTCCGGCGTACGCGCGATCGGCGCGGTGATGTTGTTCGAGAGCAGCAGGCGGCGCAGCGAGTTGTCGAAAAGACCGGCGGCCTGCGCCCCGGCGTCTCCCGCCACGGCGATCACCGACTGGTTGCCCATCGACAGCAGACGGATCTGCTTGGCGGCGAGTGCGTCGTTGGCCAGCGGTGCGCGTTGGGCGCGCCAGGTCTTGAACGCCTCGGCGGCGTCCGCGTCGGAAGCGAGCTGACCTTGGAGCGCGTCGAAGGCGGCGGCCAGACGCGCGCGCATGGCCGCATCGGCCACCACGACGTCGCCGCTTACCGATGCGGCGTTCACGGCCAGCAGCGCGCCGAGTTCGGCGTCGTTGGCCAGCTTGTGCGTCGCGCTGTTGTCGCGCAGCGCGGCGAATGCCGGCACGCCGGCGAGGCCCGCCGGCACATTGATACCGCGCGTATCGACGACGTCGCCCACGGCCGGCAGCGCGCGCACGACCACGCGCTTGCCGCTGCGCTCCAGCGCCACGCCGATTCGCCAGGCGCTGTCGAACGCGTCCTGACCGAGCGTCTTCGAAGCCACGAGCAGCGACGGTGCGCCGGGCAGCGTGCCCCACGCGTCGTCAAGGCTCGACACCGACTTCTGATCGATGCGATACGTCAGGCGTGTCTGCGGCGTGATCGTCACCGAATTGGCCAGCGAGCGGTCCGGCTCGCAGCGGTAGTCGCCCGTGCGCGAGTGCCAGTTCACCGAGAAGCGCACGAAGCCCGAATCGCGCGCACGCGGCGAGACGGAGAGATTGCGCTGCAACGGACCGTCGCCGTCGGGCAGCGACTGCGACGTCATCGGCTGGCCGTCGATGGACAGCACCACCGACGCCGCGCCACGTTCGCCCTTCAGATAGCGGCCGTCGAACGCGATCGACGCGTCGGCAAGCGGCAGACCCTTGGGCACCGGCAGATAGAAATCCTGGCTCGCGTCGCCCGACAGCACGATCGGCGCCGTG
The Pandoraea pulmonicola DNA segment above includes these coding regions:
- a CDS encoding cellulose biosynthesis cyclic di-GMP-binding regulatory protein BcsB: MPLPNLLPATSAPRGRKAHDMLSRTSSLLPRSPLCRTRLVAAGAFSTFAAFAALGAFAPALSHASSLGDGVRALGAGTNLQRSIALADLGITAPIVLSGDASQDFYLPVPKGLPLADASIAFDGRYLKGERGAASVVLSIDGQPMTSQSLPDGDGPLQRNLSVSPRARDSGFVRFSVNWHSRTGDYRCEPDRSLANSVTITPQTRLTYRIDQKSVSSLDDAWGTLPGAPSLLVASKTLGQDAFDSAWRIGVALERSGKRVVVRALPAVGDVVDTRGINVPAGLAGVPAFAALRDNSATHKLANDAELGALLAVNAASVSGDVVVADAAMRARLAAAFDALQGQLASDADAAEAFKTWRAQRAPLANDALAAKQIRLLSMGNQSVIAVAGDAGAQAAGLFDNSLRRLLLSNNITAPIARTPDIADKQVVRLSSLGGSSDSFDVLARGDWTVSFPLGAVASDGRMPGEISLYLSAAPGPAASKPVATVFWNGILLAAKQLDANGRPEQLKARVPGYVLGVNNTLRVSVQRQPYSANCDEIPQAYPVNVLPAASYIRPGKAEPDGTFVGLLPLMAGNPQLIVPDRYLQDAPANIRRVIGIAAASGLAPSRTELTVAAGGKSVKPSKPFVAMEVSVDGAKPTVSVSDRKRLEIGGKDAKWLDITGLNNLSTAEVVRGGGEDGLLWYAVGESKADVGEPFLLNRGNLAIIGPAGPVAWIDSSNPDASQPPGAGESAFYEWRRYVSWGVPAIAIALLVMLLVLVLALRAGRKKQSGH